The Deinococcus carri genome segment CCGGCAGTCGGCCCTCTGAGCCGGTACCTCTTGAAGGGTGGAATGGGGACGAATGCAGTATCGCATGTCCTATGGGGGGGATGGTCACAAATCGGCAAATCGTGAAGGCGGCCCGGTCAGGGCACGTCTCCCCGCGGCACGTATACTCCGCGCATGGCTTCCCCTTCTTCTCCGGAACAGGCTTCTCCGGGCCAGGCTCCTTCCGAGGGGGCCTCCCCCGGCCCGGTTCCCGGTGCGGGCGGCGTCGTGCTGGACGCTGACGGGCGGGTGCTGCTGGTGCGCTACCGCAGCGGGGCCTGGGCCTTTCCCAAGGGCCACGTGGAACCGGGCGAGACGCTGGAGCAGACCGCCGTGCGCGAGGTCCACGAGGAAACGGGCATCCGCGCCTCCCCCCTGGCCCCCCTGCCTGACACCCGCTACACCAACGACCGGGGCGAGGCGCGGGTGATTCACTGGTTCGTGATGCGCGCCGCCCCCGACGTTTCCACCACCCTGGAGGACACTTTCCCGGAGGGCGGCTTCTTCGCGGCGGACGTGGCGGCGGCCATGTTAACCTACCCGGAAGACCAACACCTGCTGCGCGCTGCGCTGGCCCTCACGCGGGAGGAGTCCCGCCGGTGAGGGCCTCGCCCGGAGGCCCCATGCCGCTGTACGCCCTCGACGGAATTCGCCCCGACGTTCACCCCACCGCCTTTGTTGCCCCCAGCGCCGACCTGACCGGGCGCGTGTCGGTCGGGGAGCAGGCCAGCGTGTGGTTCGGGGTGGCCGCCCGCGGCGACATCGAGGCCATCACTATCGGCCCGCGCTGCAACGTGCAGGACGGCGCGGTGCTGCACACCGACCCCGGCTTTCCCTGCACTCTGGAGGAGGACGTGACGGTGGGCCACCGCGCCATCGTCCACGGGGCACACTGCGCGCCGGGCAGCCTGGTCGGGATGGGTGCCGTGATGCTCAACGGCTCGCGGCTGGGGCGGGGGGCCGTGCTGGCCGCCGGGGCGCTGCTGCGCGAGGGCCAGGAGGTGCCGGACGGGATGCTGGCGGTGGGCGTGCCCGCGCGGGTGGTCCGCGAGGTGGAGGCCCCCGGCAACGCCGCGCGCTACGTGGAGCAGGCGGCCCGCTACCGCCGAGGCCTCCGGGCCTTCGGGGAGTCGCAGCCGAACCCGGCCCCAGGGAGCAGCAACGAAGAACAGTCCGGCCTGACGCGGGAGGACGGCTGATGTCCGCCGACGAGGGCCAGCACGGCGACGGTGTGCGGCGGGAGGACCGGCGTCCGCCTCCCCCTGGCGAGGCCGAGACGGAGCTGATTCCCGAACTCGCCCCGATGTTCCCCGGCGCGGCCCCCTTCCTCGCCCGCTTCCTGCCGCACTCGCCGCCCACCCATACGGGCCTGAACGTGCAGTTCTGCGACCTGCACACCTTCCTGCGGTACTTGCATGAACAGGCCTGGTTCGGCTACCTGCATGTCCTGCTGGCTGATCAGCACGCGGTCGTGCTGGTGTTCGAGGGCCGGGCGGTCACCGCCGCCGCCCTGAACACGACGGGCGAGCAGGCGCTGGGCGAGCTGCTCAACCTCTACGAGCAGGGGGGCGTCCTCAGCGCCCATCCGCTGCCGCCCACCTATGCCCACGTGCTGAGCGGCGTGGGCAGCCGGGCCTGGAAGTTCAACCTCACCGAGGACTTTACCGGCCTGCACGCCTGTCCGACCGGCGCAATTTTCTATGCCGGGGGCGAGGTGGTCGCCACCATGCCCGCCGCGCTGCCCTACGAGGGGGCCTTTCCCGCCCCCCTGCGCCCGCAGACATTGATTTTGCCCCGCAGCCTGGCCGGGTGGGCACACCAGCAGTACACCCTGACGCTGCGGGGCCGCGACGCCCTGAATGCCATCACCGACATTCACCGCAGTTTCCGCTTGCAGCACGGTACGGGAGGCCTGGGTTTTCTGCGCGCGCTGTGGGAAAAGCTGACGCCCGCCGAGTACGCCATGCGCGGGGACCTCGCGCTGCATGACCTCGAACCGCTGCTGCGCGAGTTTCTGAAGACGGGGCTGGTGCGGGATGGGTAGGGACTGGGATGTTTTTTGGGGCAGGGCATCTTGTAGCGAGCTTCCCCCCGCCCCCCCAGCCCCCCTACCCCCCACCGGGGGGCAGGGGGGAGCGGCGCTGCGCTAGGCAAGGGGGTTCCTTATGCCGGAAGGGGGTCAGGCTTCGCCCCGGTTTCCCGCTGGTCGCCAGGCACAGCCCGCCGGGCGGCCCAAACGGCTCCTCTTCCAAGCCTGACCGCTTGGAGGGTGGGACCTGGGCGTCGGCTCCAAAGTTGAGGAGACAGGGGAAACGGGAGCTTTGGCGGGTGGGGGTGGAAAAAAGAACGTGGAGGCGGGCTTATGGCTTTTCCCCTTGGGGCTGAGTAAGGCAGAGAGGTTTCTTTCAAAAAGAAGACAACGTGTGGGACGATAAAAAAAGCCCTCCCCCTTGAGGGGGGAGGCTGGGTGGGGGTGAACAGACCTGGCATCGGGGACCACTTGGAAGGCTCCTCAGCCTCCTGAGGGGAGATTCACACAGGGGAAGTGGCAAGCAATGCTTACCCGCCTGCCCCGCCTCACCCAACACCTGCACACCTCCGCGCCTATTGCATCGTGCGGGGCAGCGTTTGCGTCGGCAGGATCTTTTTCGGCTCGCGGAACTCGATGTTTTCCCACTCGCCCTCCTCGATGACTTCCAGATTCGGATTCAGGCGGCGGAAGTAGGCGACCACGTTCTGCACCAGGTCGTCGGGGGTGCTGGCCGCGCTGGTGACGCCCAGCGAACGCACGCCGGTCAGGTCGAGGCCCACGAGGTCGGCGTCGGTTTCCAGGCGCTCGGCACGGCCGCACAGGTCGCGGGCGAGTTCCAGCAATCTCATGCCGTTGCTGGAATGGGTGCTGGTCAGGACCAGAAAGGCGTCCACCTGTGGGGCGATGGCCTTTACGGCGTCCTGGCGGTTCTTGGTGGCGTAGCACAGGTCCTCGCTGGGGGGCACCACCAGCGCCGGAAAACGGGCCTTCAGAATGTCCACCGTCCGCCGGGTGTCGTCCACGCTCAGGGTGGTCTGGGTCAGGACCACCACGCGCTCCGGGTCGGGCACCTCGACGGTGTGGGGGTCGTGCAGGCCCTCGCCCGTCTTGCCGAGCACGCCCACCACGATGGTCTGTTCGGGGGCCTCGCCGCGCGTGCCGATCACCTCCTGATG includes the following:
- a CDS encoding gamma carbonic anhydrase family protein yields the protein MPLYALDGIRPDVHPTAFVAPSADLTGRVSVGEQASVWFGVAARGDIEAITIGPRCNVQDGAVLHTDPGFPCTLEEDVTVGHRAIVHGAHCAPGSLVGMGAVMLNGSRLGRGAVLAAGALLREGQEVPDGMLAVGVPARVVREVEAPGNAARYVEQAARYRRGLRAFGESQPNPAPGSSNEEQSGLTREDG
- a CDS encoding NUDIX hydrolase, translated to MASPSSPEQASPGQAPSEGASPGPVPGAGGVVLDADGRVLLVRYRSGAWAFPKGHVEPGETLEQTAVREVHEETGIRASPLAPLPDTRYTNDRGEARVIHWFVMRAAPDVSTTLEDTFPEGGFFAADVAAAMLTYPEDQHLLRAALALTREESRR
- the ispH gene encoding 4-hydroxy-3-methylbut-2-enyl diphosphate reductase encodes the protein MVERIHLAKPRGFCAGVVMAIQAVEKAARNEERPVTVYHSIVHNHTVVERLEEQGGVQFVESLDDLTALPAGSETVVFSAHGISPAVRERARALGLSTIDATCPLVTKVHTEAKKYAREGYTILLIGDSARHQEVIGTRGEAPEQTIVVGVLGKTGEGLHDPHTVEVPDPERVVVLTQTTLSVDDTRRTVDILKARFPALVVPPSEDLCYATKNRQDAVKAIAPQVDAFLVLTSTHSSNGMRLLELARDLCGRAERLETDADLVGLDLTGVRSLGVTSAASTPDDLVQNVVAYFRRLNPNLEVIEEGEWENIEFREPKKILPTQTLPRTMQ